Proteins from one Ipomoea triloba cultivar NCNSP0323 chromosome 1, ASM357664v1 genomic window:
- the LOC116016537 gene encoding exopolygalacturonase-like yields MHDSSSQRNTGKAMPWCTMVYCDTPTFEYMAFITYNHPFFNVLKYFNVLDYGAVADGKSENSPAFLKAWEDACRYPGKSRVLIPKGTFKIWSTTFSGPCNGSISFVIKGVVKAPVNPGEFMNMDTWLGFRYLDRLSVNGGGYLDGQGQAAWPHNDCSTNPNCSPLPVSLRFDFVNNAKINHLRSINSKNTHFNLFACNNVNISRVRLTAPGDSPNTDGIRIGASTNVKITTSLIQTGDDCVAMVTGAKNIVVSNVTCGPGHGISIGSLGKSRGEFVSDVKVINCTFIGTQNGARIKTWAAGSMPSTVSNVFFGYINMQHVNNPILIDQTYCPGLPFCSDLGKHSSLVQIKDVTFYNIWGTSSSKVAVALKCSAKEPCQNIILNNIYLSYDGRGGPAISECSNINGRSYGRQYPHSCL; encoded by the exons ATGCATGATAGTAGCAGCCAGAGAAACACAGGGAAGGCCATGCCATGGTGCACAATGGTGTATTGTGACACACCAACTTTTGAATACATGGCATTTATAACTTATAACCATCCTTTCTTTAACGTACTG AAATACTTCAATGTCTTGGACTATGGTGCTGTTGCCGATGGAAAGTCGGAGAATAGTCCG GCATTCTTGAAGGCATGGGAGGATGCATGTAGATACCCAGGAAAGAGTAGGGTTTTGATACCAAAAGGGACATTCAAGATCTGGTCAACCACGTTTTCGGGACCGTGCAATGGGTCAATTTCGTTTGTAATCAAAGGAGTTGTTAAGGCTCCAGTAAATCCAGGAGAGTTCATGAACATGGATACATGGCTAGGGTTCCGATATCTGGATAGGTTGTCGGTGAACGGCGGTGGGTATTTGGACGGCCAAGGCCAGGCTGCTTGGCCCCATAATGACTGCTCCACCAATCCCAATTGCTCTCCTCTTCCAGTT tcattgaggtttgattttgtgaacaatGCAAAAATAAATCATTTGAGGTCAATAAACAGCAAGAACACACATTTCAACTTGTTCGCGTGCAACAACGTAAACATCAGCCGCGTGAGGCTAACCGCCCCCGGCGACAGCCCCAACACCGACGGAATCCGCATCGGAGCTTCCACCAACGTCAAGATCACCACTTCCCTCATCCAAACCGGCGACGACTGCGTCGCCATGGTCACCGGCGCCAAGAACATCGTCGTCAGCAACGTCACCTGCGGCCCCGGCCACGGCATCAGCATCGGCAGCCTCGGAAAATCCCGAGGAGAGTTTGTCTCCGACGTTAAAGTCATCAACTGCACTTTCATCGGCACGCAAAACGGTGCGAGGATCAAAACCTGGGCCGCCGGTTCCATGCCTAGTACGGTTTCCAATGTGTTCTTTGGTTACATTAATATGCAGCATGTCAACAACCCTATCCTCATTGATCAAACCTACTGCCCCGGCCTTCCTTTTTGCAGCGATTTA gGGAAACATTCGTCACTAGTTCAGATAAAGGACGTGACGTTTTACAACATCTGGGGGACGTCGTCTTCAAAGGTGGCGGTAGCCTTGAAATGTAGTGCAAAGGAGCCATGTCAGAACATCATCCTCAACAACATCTACTTGAGTTACGATGGCCGAGGAGGGCCGGCGATTTCGGAATGTTCGAATATAAATGGCAGATCCTATGGGAGACAGTACCCTCACAGTTGTTTGTAG
- the LOC116029115 gene encoding pentatricopeptide repeat-containing protein At2g42920, chloroplastic: MPPCFFALAPSSPSISKFISEQPYLSMLENKCTSMKDLKKIHAQLIKTALINDPIAASRVLAFSATSPASDINYAFLFFNQMKIRNLFAWNTMIRGFSQSSTPENAIFLFIDMLVDSGVEPGRLTYPSVFKAYTRIGLVRDGAQLHGRVIKLGLDFDTYVRNAVIHMYASCGVLSEARKLFDEDNVVDAVTWNSMIMGLAKCGKIDDSRKLFDKMPLRTDVSWNSMISGYVRNGKWVEALELFRRMQYENIEPSEFTLVSLLNACARLGALEQGEWICNYIKKKKVDLNVIVVTAIIDMYCKCGSVQMAREAFDTAPIKGLSSWNSMVLGLANNGFGKEAIQVFSRLESSNLEPDSVSFIGVLIACNHSGLVERAKYYFTLMREKYEIEPSIKHYGCLIDTLGRAGLLEEAEEIIRSMPVEPDAAIWGSLLSACRAHGDLEMAKWAARNLNELDANEGSGYVSMSNMYAASGDYQKAIEERISMKEKQIKKQPGCSLIEVNGEVHEFVAGGMLHSELQEIQSLLEGLGEIVA, translated from the coding sequence ATGCCACCATGTTTCTTTGCACTCGCTCCATCATCACCTTCCATCTCAAAGTTCATCTCGGAGCAACCATACCTTTCAATGCTGGAAAACAAATGCACCTCCATGAAAGACCTCAAAAAGATCCATGCCCAGCTCATCAAAACCGCCCTAATCAATGACCCCATAGCCGCTAGCAGAGTCTTGGCCTTCTCTGCTACATCCCCTGCCTCTGACATCAACTATGCGTTCCTATTCTTCAATCAGATGAAAATCAGAAATCTTTTCGCTTGGAACACTATGATCAGAGGCTTTTCTCAAAGCTCAACCCCTGAAAATGCAATATTTTTGTTCATTGATATGTTAGTGGATTCGGGCGTTGAACCGGGTCGGCTTACTTATCCCTCCGTGTTTAAGGCGTATACCAGAATTGGGTTGGTCAGAGATGGAGCTCAGCTTCATGGAAGAGTGATTAAATTAGGTTTGGATTTCGATACATATGTGCGAAACGCAGTTATTCACATGTATGCTAGTTGTGGGGTTTTGAGTGAAGCGAGGAAGTTGTttgatgaggataatgttgtGGACGCTGTGACTTGGAATTCTATGATTATGGGGCTTGCTAAATGTGGTAAAATTGATGACTCCCGGAAgctgttcgataaaatgcctctgAGAACTGATGTTTCTTGGAATAGTATGATCAGTGGGTATGTTAGAAATGGGAAGTGGGTTGAGGCATTGGAACTTTTCAGGAGAATGCAATACGAAAATATTGAGCCTAGCGAGTTTACATTGGTGAGCCTGTTGAATGCTTGCGCTCGATTAGGAGCACTGGAACAAGGGGAATGGATTTGTAACTATATCAAGAAGAAAAAGGTTGATTTGAATGTCATAGTTGTCACAGCAATTATAGACATGTATTGCAAGTGTGGTAGTGTTCAGATGGCTCGAGAAGCCTTCGATACAGCCCCAATCAAAGGATTATCTTCTTGGAACTCGATGGTTTTGGGCTTAGCGAACAATGGATTTGGGAAGGAAGCAATTCAGGTGTTCTCAAGGCTTGAATCTTCAAATCTTGAACCCGATTCTGTGAGCTTCATTGGTGTTCTGATAGCCTGTAATCACTCGGGTTTGGTAGAGAGAGCAAAATACTATTTCACATTGATGAGAGAGAAGTATGAGATTGAACCATCAATAAAGCACTATGGTTGCTTAATTGACACCCTAGGCCGAGCGGGGCTACTTGAAGAAGCAGAAGAGATCATAAGAAGTATGCCAGTGGAGCCCGATGCTGCTATATGGGGATCTCTGCTATCAGCTTGTCGGGCTCATGGAGACTTGGAAATGGCAAAATGGGCTGCAAGGAATTTGAACGAGTTGGATGCAAATGAGGGCAGCGGTTATGTTTCAATGTCTAATATGTATGCAGCCTCGGGGGATTATCAGAAAGCAATAGAGGAAAGAATCTCAATGAAGGAGAAGCAGATAAAGAAGCAACCAGGTTGCAGTTTAATTGAAGTGAACGGGGAAGTTCACGAGTTTGTAGCTGGAGGAATGCTTCATTCTGAACTCCAAGAAATTCAATCTTTGCTCGAAGGCCTTGGGGAGATTGTTGCTTAA
- the LOC116011606 gene encoding AT-hook motif nuclear-localized protein 16, with translation MVGAERVVNQNQELVATAKLPKAVPVGEAIRRPRGRPAGSKNKPKPPIIITRDSANALKAHAMEVSSGCDVNESLVNFARRKQRGISVLSATGCVTNVTLRQPASSGAIVTLHGRFEILSLLGSILPPPAPPGVTGLTIYLAGAQGQVVGGCVVGALIASGPVVIMAATFLNATFDRLPLHDDQVVSAANQQYQNNHHTHQNVEVSDIYGLPQNLLTNGALHPAEVYSWAPPKNLSKP, from the coding sequence ATGGTTGGTGCTGAGAGGGTGGTGAATCAGAACCAAGAACTTGTAGCTACTGCCAAGTTGCCTAAGGCGGTGCCAGTAGGAGAAGCGATAAGGAGGCCTCGGGGCAGGCCAGCAGGGTCGAAGAACAAGCCTAAACCGCCAATCATCATCACGAGGGACAGCGCGAATGCCCTGAAAGCGCACGCGATGGAGGTAAGCTCAGGGTGCGATGTGAACGAAAGCCTAGTGAACTTTGCGAGGAGAAAGCAAAGGGGCATTTCTGTGCTGAGTGCCACGGGGTGCGTGACCAACGTGACGCTGCGCCAACCGGCCTCTTCGGGGGCCATCGTGACGCTCCACGGGAGGTTTGAGATCCTGTCACTGCTCGGCTCAATCCTCCCCCCTCCCGCACCCCCAGGCGTGACGGGGCTGACCATCTACCTAGCCGGGGCTCAGGGGCAGGTGGTGGGAGGGTGCGTCGTTGGTGCACTCATCGCCTCAGGGCCCGTGGTGATCATGGCCGCGACTTTCTTGAACGCCACCTTCGACCGGCTGCCATTACACGATGATCAGGTGGTTTCTGCTGCCAATCAGCAGTACCAAAACAACCATCACACCCATCAAAATGTTGAGGTCTCAGACATCTATGGCTTGCCACAGAATCTGCTCACCAATGGTGCTTTACACCCTGCAGAGGTCTATTCCTGGGCACCACCCAAGAATTTATCAAAACCATAG
- the LOC116029120 gene encoding uncharacterized protein LOC116029120, with protein sequence MEDTQNHHHLLHPPTTADSAGNTPESRDDFNNFSFRLLLIACVALVSVWATHEASKGFAITIINDAVAGGGDTFAGKRFHLFYVSNDQATRLILERSQFAENTLYSPSDDHPKKTVNHVILRLSSRNLSRPATTHSGDRDGEFVIHLSPSIMHDPNFKHAMFLAVQRGMARIWLWDGQGNAPITLINGIVDYISTLAVDGGSPPAPSGAELPEYSRSGCWTGNSDPRTVAGFLNYCEGKREGFVRRLNQEMKNNWHEKMVDDALGGMPAKTLCDSYHSSTQFSTSSI encoded by the coding sequence ATGGAGGATACACAAAaccaccaccacctcctccACCCACCAACCACCGCAGATTCCGCCGGAAACACACCGGAATCTCGAGATGACTTCAACAACTTCAGTTTCCGGCTGCTCCTCATCGCCTGCGTTGCTCTAGTCTCCGTTTGGGCCACCCATGAAGCTTCCAAGGGGTTCGCCATTACCATCATCAACGACGCCGTCGCCGGCGGCGGCGACACGTTCGCCGGAAAACGCTTCCACCTCTTCTACGTGTCCAACGACCAAGCCACTCGATTAATCCTCGAGAGAAGCCAGTTTGCCGAAAATACCCTTTACTCACCAAGTGATGATCACCCCAAGAAGACCGTCAACCACGTCATCCTCCGGCTGTCTAGCCGGAACTTATCACGGCCGGCGACGACCCACTCCGGCGATCGTGACGGCGAGTTCGTGATTCATCTCAGCCCTTCAATTATGCACGACCCAAATTTTAAGCATGCAATGTTTTTAGCAGTGCAACGTGGCATGGCGCGAATTTGGCTATGGGACGGTCAAGGTAACGCTCCAATTACTCTTATAAACGGAATTGTTGACTACATTTCTACTTTAGCCGTCGATGGTGGATCCCCGCCGGCGCCGTCGGGTGCGGAGTTGCCGGAATATTCCCGGTCCGGGTGTTGGACCGGTAACAGTGACCCGAGAACGGTGGCCGGATTCTTGAATTATTGTGAAGGGAAGAGAGAAGGGTTTGTGAGAAGATTGAatcaagaaatgaaaaataattggcATGAGAAGATGGTGGATGATGCATTAGGGGGCATGCCAGCTAAAACTCTATGCGATTCATATCATTCTTCTACACAATTCTCTACAAGCTCGATATAA